Proteins encoded together in one Ipomoea triloba cultivar NCNSP0323 chromosome 4, ASM357664v1 window:
- the LOC116017730 gene encoding uncharacterized protein LOC116017730: protein MHMVANISRQQLFVPRSSQILVRRKLYLENHNISQLSLWSAKGLVAPHSTKMKGSVNEGSCQRCFCFGSLFDLSDAATSDWVPSMDQMLLMTSIFLTYMAGVIPSEKSLANTVERISYDYVFPKETSLPGSIKKNEEDTKLQFVWDVVERKLSNSLLALKQGMELSISANEYDQNCTRQLSSLSAIAEGPRMRLLWASFQLLKKEVDSLSQKLATESLDKLALFTEIIQKSSKQLCVTWLEEELSLGKINIDRMCLSSMVDTLDEDGGILQNIRKLGKEDLYAELVSVIKFGLIRSGAYYDHGFFTEHGVAILEDLVITLAEGAASMYLELISVDSRVSNEMNSLGLSLCTLSTRELQKLRNEVAMHRWLHQNMEAVVSMYEDRFDLSTFECQSIGERGKRKDENHHWWKKLGVMRSETVASPLHVAFIYQVSIAVKRTKELRSLTGWRYYFSLFLELSDIAMPMIRTVIAKVSDAISFFLVCLIGRSLGLIYTGIRQSLRWR from the exons ATGCATATGGTTGCGAATATTTCAAGACAGCAACTTTTTGTGCCTAGAAGTTCACAAATTCTAGTAAGAAG GAAGCTTTACCTTGAAAATCATAACATTTCCCAGCTGTCACTATGGAGTGCCAAAGGGCTTGTTGCACCTCATTCTACAAAAATGAAGGGATCTGTGAATGAGGGAAGTTGTCAAAGGTGTTTTTGCTTTGGTTCTCTCTTTGATCTTAGTGATGCTGCAACTTCTGATTGGGTCCCTAGTATGGACCAAATGCTTCTAATGACAAGTATATTCCTTACTTACATGGCCGGTGTGATTCCCTCAGAGAAGTCTCTAGCAAACACAGTAGAGAGAATCTCATATGATTATGTCTTTCCTAAAGAGACGTCCCTTCCGGGTAG TATAAAGAAGAATGAAGAAGACACTAAATTGCAGTTTGTTTGGGATGTAGTGGAACGAAAACTTTCAAATTCCCTGCTTGCCCTAAAACAGGGGATGGAATTAAGCATTTCAGCGAATGAATATGATCAGAACTGTACAAGACAGCTTTCTAGTTTGTCTGCCATTGCTGAAGGTCCTAGGATGCGTTTACTTTGGGCTTCTTTTCAGTTGCTCAAGAAAGAG GTTGATAGTCTTTCTCAAAAATTGGCTACTGAAAGCTTGGACAAGTTGGCACTTTTTACTGAAATCATTCAAAAATCCAGCAAGCAATTATGTGTGACTTGGCTGGAGGAGGAGCTATCATTAGGAAAGATCAACATTGACAGA ATGTGTCTTTCTTCAATGGTTGATACGTTGGACGAGGATGGAGGTATTTTGCAGAATATCAGAAAGTTGGGCAAGGAGGACCTTTACGCAGAATTGGTATCTGTTATTAAATTTGGACTCATCAG GAGTGGTGCCTATTATGATCATGGCTTTTTCACTGAGCATGGGGTGGCCATATTAGAGGATTTGGTGATTACACTGGCAGAAGGGGCTGCAAGCATGTATTTGGAGCTTATATCTGTTGATAGTAGAGTGTCAAATGAAATGAACAGTCTTGGTTTGAGTTTGTGTACTTTATCTACCCGAGAACTACAGAAATTGAGGAATGAG GTGGCCATGCACAGGTGGTTGCATCAGAACATGGAAGCAGTTGTATCAATGTATGAAGACCGCTTTGACTTGAGCACATTTGAATGTCAATCCATTGGGGAACGCGGtaaaagaaaagatgaaaacCATCATTGGTGGAAAAAGCTTGGTGTGATGAGATCTGAAACTGTAGCATCTCCCTTACACGTTGCCTTTATCTACCAAGTATCTATAGCTGTTAAGCGCACCAAAGAACTAAGGTCCCTAACTGGGTG GAGATATTACTTCAGTCTTTTCCTTGAATTGTCTGATATCGCCATGCCCATGATAAGAACGGTCATAGCCAAGGTCAGCGATGCAATCTCATTCTTTCTAGTTTGCTTGATTGGACGATCTCTGGGACTCATCTATACCGGTATAAGGCAATCACTTAGATGGAGGTGA
- the LOC116017344 gene encoding desumoylating isopeptidase 1-like, producing MAEETYSVMLNVYDLSQGLAKQLSSAFLGKCIEGIWHTGVVVYGYEYYFGGGIQHEPAGSTPYGTPLRVIDLGTTEVTKDVFEMYLQEISPRYTAETYNLMGHNCNNFSNEVAQFLVGITIPDYILDLPNEVMNSPMGPLMLPMIKQLEATLRDGAVPKVPQFVPPTEPLAFQTGVCADQSKEVGVQDADTEAEVVMSGEQSANSLDPLGDARSKIQGEITQEFATIMATGTLRASEAAALATKRVMERYGHTTTA from the exons ATGGCAGAG GAGACCTATAGCGTGATGTTGAACGTTTATGATTTAAGCCAGGGACTTGCGAAACAGCTTTCTTCTGCATTTTTGGGCAAATGTATAGAGGGCATATG GCATACTGGAGTGGTTGTTTATGGCTATGAATACTACTTTGGAGGTGGGATCCAGCACGAACCAGCTGGGTCTACGCCGTATGGCACTCCTCTACGAGTCATTGATCTTGGCACCACGGAAGTGACCAAGGATGTATTCGAAATGTATCTGCAGGAGATTAGCCCGCGCTACACAGCAGAGACCTACAACTTGATGGGGCATAACTGCAACAATTTCAGTAATGAGGTTGCCCAGTTTTTGGTGGGCATAACCATTCCAGACTACATTCTAGACCTCCCTAATGAGGTCATGAACAGCCCAATGGGACCTCTCATGT TGCCAATGATAAAGCAACTAGAGGCAACATTAAGGGATGGTGCAGTCCCGAAAGTCCCTCAGTTCGTACCGCCAACAGAACCTCTAGCTTTCCAGACAGGTGTCTGTGCTGATCAATCCAAAGAAGTTGGCGTTCAAGATGCAGACACCGAAGCAGAAGTAGTCATGTCGGGAGAGCAAAGCGCAAACAGTTTGGACCCTCTCGGGGATGCTAGGAGCAAGATCCAAGGCGAGATCACCCAGGAATTTGCAACGATTATGGCGACAGGGACATTGCGTGCAAGCGAGGCTGCTGCTTTGGCAACTAAGAGAGTCATGGAAAGATATGGACACACAACCACTGCTTAG
- the LOC116014854 gene encoding vesicle-associated membrane protein 722-like, which translates to MGQQSLIYSFVARGTVILAEYTGFTGNFTSIASQCLQKLPASNNKFTYNCDGHTFNYLVEDGFTYCVVAVETVGRQIPIAFLERIKDDFTNKYGGGKAATAVANSLNKEFGPKLKEQMQYCVDHPEEVSKLAKVKAQVSEVKGVMMENIEKVLDRGEKIEILVDKTENLRSQAQDFRTQGTKMRRKMWLKNMKVKLIVLAIIIALILIIVLSICGSSKCH; encoded by the exons ATGGGGCAGCAGTCGTTGATCTACAGCTTCGTGGCGAGAGGCACGGTGATCCTCGCCGAGTACACTGGTTTCACCGGCAACTTCACGAGCATAGCTTCGCAATGCCTGCAGAAACTTCCGGCTAGCAATAACAAATTCACCTACAACTGCGACGGCCACACATTCAACTACCTCGTTGAGGATGGCTTCA CATACTGTGTTGTTGCTGTTGAAACTGTTGGCAGACAAATTCCAATTGCATTTCTTGAGCGCATTAAGGATGATTTTACCAATAAATATGGTGGAGGGAAAGCTGCTACAGCTGTTGCTAACAGCTTAAACAAAGAATTTGG GCCCAAGCTGAAGGAACAAATGCAATATTGTGTGGATCATCCAGAAGAGGTCAGTAAGCTTGCAAAGGTGAAGGCTCAAGTCTCAGAAGTCAAAGGGGTGATGATGGAAAACATTGAGAAG GTTCTTGACCGTGGAGAGAAGATTGAGATTCTGGTGGATAAAACCGAGAACCTTCGTTCGCAA GCACAAGATTTTAGGACGCAAGGAACCAAGATGAGGAGGAAGATGTGGCTGAAGAATATGAAAGTAAAGCTCATTGTCCTGGCAATTATCATTGCCTTGATTCTCATCATTGTTTTGTCAATTTGCGGCAGTTCCAAATGTCATTAG
- the LOC116015654 gene encoding cyclin-dependent kinase inhibitor 3 has protein sequence MGKYVRDAKMAGDVAVMEVSQSTVGVRTRAKTLALQRLQSSAPPPTPDSCYLQLRSRRLEKPPPVIPNSKKLPKRNLKSGSKQSFLQHEESWTCRNSDAQSCSGLRGGSMNSGSVNHSITDERYFRESNGGIETNDGTDFGIVEASFGENILDCEPRDRFTRETTPCSLVREADDVKTPSSTTRRTNVRSTTHRMRSSVRNIPSTGEMDEFFGCAEQQQQALFIEKYNFDIVNDLPLPGRYEWATISQ, from the exons ATGGGGAAGTACGTTAGAGACGCTAAAATGGCCGGCGATGTGGCGGTTATGGAGGTTTCACAGTCCACGGTCGGCGTTCGCACCCGTGCCAAAACCCTAGCTCTCCAGCGCCTTCAATCCTCTGCTCCGCCGCCTACTCCGGACTCGTGTTACCTCCAGCTTCGCTCCCGCCGCCTCGAGAAGCCCCCGCCTGTCATCCCCAATTCCAAAAAACTGCCTAAGCGTAACCTAAAATCAGGCTCGAAACAGAGTTTCCTACAACACGAAGAATCATGGACTTGCCGGAACTCGGATGCTCAGTCCTGCTCGGGGCTTCGAGGCGGTTCtatgaactcgggttcagttaACCATTCCATAACAGACGAGCGATATTTTCGGGAATCGAACGGAGGGATTGAGACAAACGATGGCACTGATTTCGGCATCGTAGAGGCTTCGTTTGGGGAGAACATTCTCGACTGTGAACCAAGAGATAG GTTCACTAGAGAAACTACTCCTTGTAGCTTAGTAAGGGAGGCAGACGACGTCAAGACCCCTAGCTCCACAACAAGGAGGACAAATGTGCGCTCCACAACTCATAGAATGCGAAGTTCTGTAAGAAACATCCCTTCAACAGGGGAAATGGATGAATTTTTTGGCTGTGCAGAGCAGCAACAGCAGGCACTTTTCATTGAGAA GTATAACTTTGACATTGTGAACGATTTGCCTCTGCCAGGACGTTATGAATGGGCGACAATTAGCCAATAA
- the LOC116016950 gene encoding probable serine/threonine-protein kinase PBL26 has protein sequence MSCFSCFVSQKWKASKRINSKRNGVSPADDCAHRNRSPKPQPPPQRGETTNQKGNNDGGNSNIAAQTFTFRELAAATNNFRQECLIGEGGFGHVYKGRLEKTGQIVAVKQLDRNGLQGNKEFLVEVFMLSLLHHQHLVNLIGYCADGDQRLLVYEYMPLGCLEDHLFDLPPKQAPLDWFKRMKIALHAARGLEYLHDMANPPVIYRDLKSSNILLDKEFNGKLSDFGLAKVGPVGDNSHVSSRIMGTYGYCAPEYQRTGHLSIKSDVYSFGVVLLEIITGKRAVDPLGRSPDQMLVNWAHPIFKDQSRVFELLDPKLKGKAPEKSFKQAVAVAAICLEEDPEVRPLMTDVVSALSFLSEGLQEKGSDSPAAAASPPEQESRDNGVSAEERKRAVAEAMEWGANTRNQKA, from the exons ATGAGCTGTTTTTCGTGTTTTGTATCTCAAAAATGGAAGGCTTCGAAGAGGATAAACAGCAAGAGAAATGGGGTTTCGCCGGCTGACGATTGTGCTCATAGAAATCGCTCTCCCAAGCCGCAGCCGCCGCCTCAGCGCG GGGAGACGACGAATCAGAAGGGTAATAACGATGGAGGCAACTCCAACATTGCAGCCCAGACTTTCACGTTCAGGGAGCTGGCGGCGGCCACGAACAATTTCCGGCAAGAATGTCTGATCGGTGAAGGGGGATTCGGGCACGTTTACAAGGGCCGTTTGGAGAAGACCGGCCAG ATTGTCGCAGTGAAGCAACTCGACCGTAACGGATTGCAAGGAAACAAAGAATTCCTCGTCGAGGTCTTCATGCTCAGCCTTTTGCACCATCAACACCTTGTCAATTTGATTGGATATTGTGCAGATGGAGATCAGAGACTTCTGGTTTACGAGTACATGCCATTAGGCTGTCTTGAGGACcatttatttg ATCTTCCACCAAAGCAAGCTCCATTGGATTGGTTCAAGAGGATGAAAATTGCGTTACACGCAGCTAGAGGCTTGGAATATTTGCACGACATGGCTAATCCGCCGGTGATCTACCGAGACCTGAAGTCCTCAAACATCTTGCTCGACAAGGAATTCAATGGGAAGCTGTCTGATTTCGGGTTAGCCAAGGTCGGACCTGTTGGAGATAACTCCCATGTTTCTTCCAGAATAATGGGGACATACGGCTACTGTGCGCCGGAGTACCAAAGAACCGGCCACCTAAGCATCAAGTCCGATGTTTATAGCTTCGGAGTTGTCTTGCTGGAAATAATCACGGGAAAGAGAGCCGTAGATCCTTTGGGAAGAAGCCCTGATCAAATGCTGGTTAACTGG GCCCACCCTATTTTTAAAGATCAGAGCAGAGTGTTCGAACTACTTGATCCAAAACTGAAAGGGAAAGCGCCGGAGAAGAGCTTTAAGCAGGCAGTTGCAGTGGCGGCAATATGCCTGGAAGAAGATCCGGAAGTGAGGCCATTGATGACCGACGTGGTTAGCGCTCTCAGCTTTCTCTCTGAAGGGCTGCAAGAAAAGGGATCGGATtcccccgccgccgccgcctcgcCGCCAGAGCAAGAAAGCCGCGACAACGGAGTGTCTGCAGAAGAACGCAAGAGAGCAGTTGCAGAAGCCATGGAATGGGGCGCCAATACAAGAAACCAAAAAGCGTGA